The DNA window CGTCCGAGATCACCAGCTCGATGCGGTCGGCCTGCAGCCGGGCCAGCTCCAGCGCCTCGGAGCCGTCGCGCGCCTCCAGCACGGTGTAGCCGTGGCGGGTGAGCACGCGGCGCGTGAGGCTGCGCACCGCTTCCTCGTCCTCGATCAGGAGCACGGTCTCGCTGCCGGTGGGCGACAGGGCCTCGGGCTCCGCCCCGGCCGGCTCCGGCGCGGCGCGGGCGGGCAGGTACACCCGGAACTCGGTGCCCTTG is part of the Longimicrobium sp. genome and encodes:
- a CDS encoding response regulator; its protein translation is KGTEFRVYLPARAAPEPAGAEPEALSPTGSETVLLIEDEEAVRSLTRRVLTRHGYTVLEARDGSEALELARLQADRIELVISDVVMPGRSGPAAAAEISGIAGGVPVLYMSGYTDDDILRRGIRTADTHFLQKPFSPQAILAQVRTLLDARRP